In the Arthrobacter sp. CDRTa11 genome, GCCCAAGCACCTGGACACCGACGCCATCCTTGAGCGGATTGACCCCGCCAAGGACGCCGACGGCCTGCATCCGACCAACCTTGGCCGGCTGGTGCTCAATGTCAACGGCGAGATCACCTCACCGCTGCCGTGCACGCCCCGCGGCGTCATCGAACTCCTGGAGCGCAACGGCTACAGCCTGGCGGGCAAGCATGTGGTGGTGGTGGGCCGTGGCGTCACGATCGGCCGCTCGATCGGTCTGCTGCTCACCCGGCGGGCCGTGAACGCCACCGTGACCCTGACGCACACCGGGACCAAGAACCTCTCGGAGCTGCTGCGGCAGGCGGACGTCATTGTGGGCGCGGCAGGTGCCAAGCACATCGTCAAGGCAGCGGACGTGAAGCCTGGCGCAGCCCTGCTGGACGTCGGTGTCACCCGCGAAACCGACCCCGAGACGGGCAAGAGCAAGGTCCAGGGCGACATCGATCCGGCTGCTGCCGAGGTGGCCGGGTGGATTTCGCCCAACCCCGGCGGCGTCGGACCCATGACCGTGGCCCTGCTGATGACCAACGTGGTGGAAGCCGCGGAACGCCAAGTGGCACAGAAAAGCGGCTCGGGCATCGCCTAGCACTGGGTAAGAACTGTAACGCCCGACGGCGGCGC is a window encoding:
- a CDS encoding bifunctional methylenetetrahydrofolate dehydrogenase/methenyltetrahydrofolate cyclohydrolase, producing the protein MTQTAKILDGKAAAAAIKSELADRVAALKTRGVTPGIATVLVGADPASQLYVSMKHKQSMEIGMNSIQRELPADATQAQVEALIDDLNADPACHGYIVQLPLPKHLDTDAILERIDPAKDADGLHPTNLGRLVLNVNGEITSPLPCTPRGVIELLERNGYSLAGKHVVVVGRGVTIGRSIGLLLTRRAVNATVTLTHTGTKNLSELLRQADVIVGAAGAKHIVKAADVKPGAALLDVGVTRETDPETGKSKVQGDIDPAAAEVAGWISPNPGGVGPMTVALLMTNVVEAAERQVAQKSGSGIA